The following proteins are co-located in the Gossypium hirsutum isolate 1008001.06 chromosome A02, Gossypium_hirsutum_v2.1, whole genome shotgun sequence genome:
- the LOC107952021 gene encoding bidirectional sugar transporter SWEET1 — translation MEVLHFVFGVFGNATALFLFLSPTITFKRIIRSKSTEQFSGIPYVMTLLNCLLSAWYGLPFVSKNNILVSTINGTGAAVESIYVLIFIIYAPKKEKAKIFGLFTFVLTVFTAVALISLFALHGNGRKLFCGLAATIFSIIMYASPLSIMRLVIKSKSVEFMPFFLSLFVFLCGTSWFIYGLLGRDAFVAVPNGFGCGLGTMQLILYFIYRNNKGSQEIKKPSGNGTSIEIGEKKPHQDKQHPNGKVPQDEQV, via the exons GAAATGCCACTGCTTTGTTCCTCTTCTTGTCGCCGAC gATTACATTTAAGAGGATCATTAGAAGTAAGTCCACGGAGCAATTCTCTGGAATTCCCTATGTCATGACCTTGCTCAACTGTCTCCTCTCTGCCTG GTATGGCCTTCCCTTTGTATCTAAAAACAACATCTTGGTATCAACAATCAATGGGACTGGTGCAGCAGTTGAGTCCATTTATGTATTGATCTTCATCATCTATGCCCCAAAGAAAGAGAAGGCTAAAATATTTGGGCTTTTCACTTTTGTTCTCACTGTTTTCACGGCTGTGGCACTCATCTCCCTCTTTGCCCTCCATGGAAATGGCAGAAAGCTCTTTTGTGGCCTTGCTGCCACCATTTTCTCCATCATTATGTATGCTTCTCCACTTTCAATCATG AGGCTGGTGATCAAGAGCAAGAGTGTTGAGTTCATGCCATTTTTCTTGTCACTATTTGTGTTCCTCTGTGGTACTTCATGGTTTATCTATGGTCTCCTTGGTCGTGATGCTTTTGTTGCT GTCCCCAATGGGTTTGGGTGTGGGCTAGGGACCATGCAACTCATCCTTTACTTCATCTACCGCAACAACAAGGGGTCTCAGGAAATTAAGAAGCCAAGTGGTAATGGAACAAGCATTGAGATAGGTGAGAAGAAACCCCACCAAGACAAGCAGCACCCCAATGGCAAAGTCCCTCAAGATGAACAAGTTTAA